The following proteins are encoded in a genomic region of Glycine max cultivar Williams 82 chromosome 18, Glycine_max_v4.0, whole genome shotgun sequence:
- the LOC112997633 gene encoding F-box/kelch-repeat protein At3g23880 yields MPGYHLVGSCNGLHCGVSEIPEGYHVCFWNKATRVISRESSALSFSPGIGRRTMFGFGNDPSSDKYKVVAIALTMLSLDVSEKTEMKVFGVGDNSWRNLKGFPVLWTLPEVGGVYLSGTINWVVIKGKETIHSEIVIISVDLEKETCRSLFLPDDFCFFDTNIGVFRDSLCVWQDSNTHLCLWQMRKFGDDKSWIQLINFSYLHLNICPYEEKSMILPLCMSNNGDFFMLKFTRNADDEYQTILYNQRDCKSQVSVAPSGSFRTLLWRNHKLFTKSLVIPY; encoded by the coding sequence ATGCCAGGTTACCATCTGGTCGGTTCATGTAATGGGTTGCACTGTGGGGTTAGCGAAATACCAGAAGGATACCATGTTTGTTTCTGGAACAAGGCGACAAGGGTGATATCCAGAGAATCGTCAGCGCTGTCTTTTTCCCCGGGCATCGGTCGTAGAACAATGTTTGGGTTTGGCAATGATCCGTCAAGTGACAAATACAAGGTTGTAGCAATTGCGTTGACTATGCTCTCACTTGATGTATCTGAAAAGACTGAGATGAAAGTTTTTGGCGTGGGTGACAATAGTTGGAGAAACCTTAAAGGTTTTCCTGTTCTTTGGACTTTACCTGAAGTTGGTGGAGTGTATCTGAGTGGAACCATTAATTGGGTTGTTATTAAGGGAAAAGAAACCATTCATTCTGAAATCGTAATTATTTCTGTTGACCTGGAGAAGGAGACTTGCAGATCACTGTTTCTTCCGGACGATTTTTGCTTTTTTGATACAAATATTGGAGTTTTTAGAGACTCGCTGTGTGTTTGGCAAGATAGCAACACTCATCTTTGCTTGTGGCAGATGAGGAAGTTTGGAGATGACAAGTCTTGGattcaattaataaattttagttatttacatcTTAATATTTGTCCTTATGAAGAAAAATCAATGATTTTACCATTGTGCATGTCTAACAATGGAGACTTCTTCATGCTGAAATTCACTAGAAATGCTGATGATGAATACCAAACAATTCTGTATAACCAGAGGGATTGTAAGTCTCAAGTTTCTGTCGCTCCCTCAGGTAGTTTCAGAACTTTGTTGTGGCGCAACCACAAGCTTTTTACCAAAAGTTTGGTCATACCTTATTGA
- the LOC112997676 gene encoding chromatin modification-related protein EAF1 B — MSNMSSPSKFIRIISGGRDRGRKAKALKVSVGQPGSGSPWSLFEEQALVVLVHDMGPNWELVSDAINSTREGFRSYDLTRMT; from the exons ATGAGTAACATGTCCAGTCCAAGTAAATTTATTAGAATCATTAGTGGTGGACGAGATAGGGGGAGGAAAGCCAAAGCACTTAAG GTTTCTGTGGGACAGCCTGGTTCTGGAAGTCCTTGGTCACTATTTGAAGAGCAG GCTCTTGTTGTCCTGGTGCATGATATGGGTCCAAACTGGGAGCTTGTTAGTGATGCTATCAACAGTACTAGAGAAGGGTTTAGGTCGTATGACTTGACCCGTATGACATGA